The Aspergillus flavus chromosome 6, complete sequence nucleotide sequence TATGGATGATTTGATGGACGAGTCGAAGTTCCCTCgcatgaagaaaatgattACCATGCAGTGTTCTGGAACCCGTCGTATCGAGCAGATCTCGCTCTACGCTGGTCAGGGTGATGAGGTTCCTCAGGCTCCTTGGGCTGAAGGTGCGATCGGAACAGCTGAATACGTCGGTATCAGCTTGAAGAAGGTCATCAAGGACTGCGGTGGTCTTCTTGAGGGCGGCAAACACCTCGAACTCTACGGTGCCGAAACCTACTTCAAGAACAACGAAGCGATGAACTATGTTGTCAGTGTGCCCTGGTCCAAGGTCAAGGCCAACGAAGTGATGCTTGCCTGGGAGATGAACGGGGAACCCCTGCCCAAGATCCACGGATACCCCCTGAGAGTGATGGTTATGGGATACATCGGTGCTCGCAGTGTCAAGTGGCTGTATCGGatcaaggccatcgagaCACCCAGTCTGGCACCAGTCCAGAGCAAGGAATACCTGTACTTCAACCAGCAGGTTGGCAAGCACAACCAGCGTCCGACAGATGGTATCCAGATCCAGGAGATGCCGGTCAGCTCTGCAATCATGTCTCCCTGGAAGAACCAAGTCGTCATCCACAACGGCAAGATCCGCTGTAAGGGCTGGGCCTACTCCGGTGGTGGCAGATGGCCCGAGCGTGTGGAACTCTCGTCAGACGGCGGGTTCAGCTGGTACCCTGTGCCTCTGGAGAACATGTCCGAAAAGGGCCAGTGGACCTGGCGTACCTGGGAGATCGACCTGCCCTGCGACGTGGAGGGCTGGATCGAGATTGTCTGCCGTTGCTGGGATAACTCTCTGAACACACAGCCCTTGGCTGTCCGTGCCGCATGGAACTGGGGTCTGCATGTCACTAGCTCCGCGCACCGAATCTCAGTCTACAGTATCAACAAGAGCCGGCCATTGACTGCGGAGCGCTTGGAGATGCTCAAGGCTCATGGACAGCCTCTTGCTCCTATCACCTGGCCTGAAGAGCTTCAGACTCAGTCCTGGGATGAATATAAGGACTTCTTCAAGAAGTACCCGAGAGATCCTGATAATGAAGCAGTTTGTTAAGTGCGGTACGACTAAAATTGGCAACTGTTTTGGCAACTTCTGCTTATGACTTTGACTACGATGCGTTGTGGGGATGGTTAATAGTGCTTTATGGTATAGTTAGCAAGTATATGCTAAATTGATGAATatgaaattattattttacctGCCTCAAGAAGATACCGCTCGATTACAGAGATTTCCG carries:
- a CDS encoding putative NADH-cytochrome B5 reductase (unnamed protein product), which gives rise to MSHLKKFERKVERKVENLEHRLSHDAHQHQQQQKGKPTGKMQDTPGPKIKNEVKKQIENRPDEWKIEQGINAAKLPFLDQSGPETVYIQPKVWDGKMTKDEAAIKAVGDPKKLFPREIEGWKGYVEWEEYPERKKAAHKILTSQAFPPNPEYQMGPIPDTNPVLPGTHWKQWHHAVGGELTDVPEDSWNTVLKEKHPEMLHLLQFPYNGEPPKRLTTAQPVTPNSLHFVRNHGGIPLIDKDKFFLKLDGLVKNPKTYTMDDLMDESKFPRMKKMITMQCSGTRRIEQISLYAGQGDEVPQAPWAEGAIGTAEYVGISLKKVIKDCGGLLEGGKHLELYGAETYFKNNEAMNYVVSVPWSKVKANEVMLAWEMNGEPLPKIHGYPLRVMVMGYIGARSVKWLYRIKAIETPSLAPVQSKEYLYFNQQVGKHNQRPTDGIQIQEMPVSSAIMSPWKNQVVIHNGKIRCKGWAYSGGGRWPERVELSSDGGFSWYPVPLENMSEKGQWTWRTWEIDLPCDVEGWIEIVCRCWDNSLNTQPLAVRAAWNWGLHVTSSAHRISVYSINKSRPLTAERLEMLKAHGQPLAPITWPEELQTQSWDEYKDFFKKYPRDPDNEAVC